In Vespa velutina chromosome 14, iVesVel2.1, whole genome shotgun sequence, one DNA window encodes the following:
- the LOC124954060 gene encoding N-alpha-acetyltransferase 50 isoform X2, whose product MTSLYLRWRRSQPYWEIKMSKIELGDVTPHNIKQLKLLNQVVFPVSYNEKFYKDVLEAGELAKLAYYNDIVVGAVCCRVDTSENSRRLYIMTLGCLYPYRRLGIGTVMVQHVLKYVNKDGNFDSIFLHVQISNEGAIDFYKKFGFEIVETKQHYYKRIEPADAHVLQKTLRPRANQTNQQTIN is encoded by the exons ATGACGTCGTTATATTTAAGATGGCGACGATCGCAACCATATTGGGAAATCAAAAT GTCAAAGATAGAATTGGGAGATGTAACGCctcataatataaaacaacttAAACTCTTAAATCAAGTGGTGTTTCCAGTTtcgtataatgaaaaattttataaggaCGTTTTAGAAGCAGGAGAACTTGCTAAACTAGCATATTACAATGACATAGTG GTTGGTGCAGTTTGTTGTCGTGTAGATACTTCAGAAAACTCTagacgtttatatataatgactTTAGGGTGTTTATATCCTTATAGGAGATTAGGAATTGGTACAGTGATGGTACAACACGTTTTAAAGTATGTCAATAAAGATGGAAATTTTGACTCAATTTTTCT TCACGTTCAAATAAGTAATGAAGGGGCGAttgatttctataaaaaatttgGATTTGAAATAGTGGAAACGAAACAACATTATTACAAAAGAATAGAGCCTGCGGATGCGCATGTTTTACAGAAAACATTGCGACCTCGAGCAAATCAAACGAATCAACAGACTATCaactaa
- the LOC124954060 gene encoding probable N-acetyltransferase san isoform X3, with protein sequence MTRSKIELGDVTPHNIKQLKLLNQVVFPVSYNEKFYKDVLEAGELAKLAYYNDIVVGAVCCRVDTSENSRRLYIMTLGCLYPYRRLGIGTVMVQHVLKYVNKDGNFDSIFLHVQISNEGAIDFYKKFGFEIVETKQHYYKRIEPADAHVLQKTLRPRANQTNQQTIN encoded by the exons ATGACTAG GTCAAAGATAGAATTGGGAGATGTAACGCctcataatataaaacaacttAAACTCTTAAATCAAGTGGTGTTTCCAGTTtcgtataatgaaaaattttataaggaCGTTTTAGAAGCAGGAGAACTTGCTAAACTAGCATATTACAATGACATAGTG GTTGGTGCAGTTTGTTGTCGTGTAGATACTTCAGAAAACTCTagacgtttatatataatgactTTAGGGTGTTTATATCCTTATAGGAGATTAGGAATTGGTACAGTGATGGTACAACACGTTTTAAAGTATGTCAATAAAGATGGAAATTTTGACTCAATTTTTCT TCACGTTCAAATAAGTAATGAAGGGGCGAttgatttctataaaaaatttgGATTTGAAATAGTGGAAACGAAACAACATTATTACAAAAGAATAGAGCCTGCGGATGCGCATGTTTTACAGAAAACATTGCGACCTCGAGCAAATCAAACGAATCAACAGACTATCaactaa
- the LOC124954060 gene encoding N-alpha-acetyltransferase 50 isoform X1 produces MIVTSRFKDAGVIGGEHRIFEYLSIYYRSKIELGDVTPHNIKQLKLLNQVVFPVSYNEKFYKDVLEAGELAKLAYYNDIVVGAVCCRVDTSENSRRLYIMTLGCLYPYRRLGIGTVMVQHVLKYVNKDGNFDSIFLHVQISNEGAIDFYKKFGFEIVETKQHYYKRIEPADAHVLQKTLRPRANQTNQQTIN; encoded by the exons ATGATTGTAACAAGCCGATTTAAAGATGCTGGTGTCATAGGAGGTGAACACAGAATTTTCGAGTATCTCTCGATTTATTACAGGTCAAAGATAGAATTGGGAGATGTAACGCctcataatataaaacaacttAAACTCTTAAATCAAGTGGTGTTTCCAGTTtcgtataatgaaaaattttataaggaCGTTTTAGAAGCAGGAGAACTTGCTAAACTAGCATATTACAATGACATAGTG GTTGGTGCAGTTTGTTGTCGTGTAGATACTTCAGAAAACTCTagacgtttatatataatgactTTAGGGTGTTTATATCCTTATAGGAGATTAGGAATTGGTACAGTGATGGTACAACACGTTTTAAAGTATGTCAATAAAGATGGAAATTTTGACTCAATTTTTCT TCACGTTCAAATAAGTAATGAAGGGGCGAttgatttctataaaaaatttgGATTTGAAATAGTGGAAACGAAACAACATTATTACAAAAGAATAGAGCCTGCGGATGCGCATGTTTTACAGAAAACATTGCGACCTCGAGCAAATCAAACGAATCAACAGACTATCaactaa
- the LOC124954056 gene encoding hormone-sensitive lipase isoform X3 has product MSLDDDFERPFEDFEPLQWGALRELCHANKDYFSTHQDENGSRIKAGLLAILDHLEKMQPIYKEISRIAPMFDFDEQTPGNGYRSFLVLVDRCIMHSGTVCRQMYCQKDSFLFRKSYYMREIEACSQLLASLYTCLQYLKTLYSWSDRMKDGKLSLFSSNEHTPQELLNQAENINQYCFYGRCLGFQYCDNIKHILKTLSVCLASFSEVYYSNGTLFGRCANSLKYILDPEARARRIVHVSQHADVSFCQAFWFLSENEMLCSSVSMVVPLSINQVISIPPEELTLDTLDGGKISIPIPNSHIGRKPIHVRLLSAVRRVGMVGSAGIGGELLGLSESLIIHSHGGGFVAQTSRSHEAYLRTWAVKLGVPILSIDYSLAPEAPFPRALEEILYAYAWSLNHASTLLGSTARKVLLIGDSAGANLNLGITFKCLEMNIRKPDGIFMAYTPVLVEFVTSPSRLLSLTDLLLPFGFMMRCLKAYAALDNKKTLGPKDKNQGNNEVIESETESFAEVSESDLIALALSPNGDETNDAHKLASLPSDSTLNSVSLTDVDDDNSPSNGKTWSLFGWPLGGDKREIRELDMTARAKSPLEEFVFTVPKDPFLSPYLASDDLLARLPPTKILTMELDPCLDDCVMFARKLKLLGNVVTLDILSGLPHGFLNLAPISKEAYEGSELCIKRILELLQL; this is encoded by the exons ATGTCTCTTGATGATGATTTTGAAAGACCGTTTGAAGATTTTGAACCTCTGCAATGGGGAGCTTTACGAGAACTGTGCCACGCTAATAAAGACTACTTTTCGACGCATCAAGATGAAAATGGATCAAGAATTAAAGCTGGTCTTTTGGCAATATTGGATCACTTAGAAAAAATGCAacctatatataaagaaatatcaagaATCGCACCAATGTTTGATTTTGATGAACAAACCCCAGGAAATGGATATAGAAGCTTTTTAGTATTAGTTGATAGATGTATTATGCACTCTGGTACGGTATGCCGTCAAATGTATTGTCAAAAggattccttcctttttcgtaaaagttattatatgcg AGAAATTGAGGCTTGTTCTCAGTTGTTAGCATCTTTATACACTTGTCTACAATACTTGAAAACTCTTTACTCTTGGAGCGATCGAATGAAAGATGGAAAattatctttgttttcttctaaTGAACATACTCCACAAGAACTTTTAAATCAGGCAgagaatataaatcaatattgtttttatggTAGATGTTTAGGATTTCAG taTTGTGacaatataaaacatattttaaaaacCTTATCAGTTTGTTTGGCCTCATTTAGTGAAGTTTATTATTCTAATGGAACATTATTTGGACGATGCGctaattctttaaaatatatattggatCCAGAAGCAAGAGCACGTCGTATTGTTCACGTATCTCAGCATGCAGATGTTTCATTTTGTCAAGCTTTTTGGTTTTTGAGTGAAAATg AAATGCTATGCAGTTCAGTATCAATGGTAGTACCATTAAGTATAAATCAAGTGATATCTATACCTCCTGAAGAATTAACACTTGATACACTTGATGGAGGTAAAATCTCTATTCCAATACCAAACAGTCATATAGGGAGAAAGCCAATACATGTCCGATTACTTAGTGCTGTACGTCGTGTTGGAATG GTCGGATCTGCAGGTATTGGAGGTGAATTACTTGGTTTATCCGAGAGTTTGATTATCCATTCTCATGGGGGAGGCTTTGTAGCACAAACTTCCCGTTCGCATGAAGCCTATTTACGAACATGGGCAGTAAAATTAGGTGTGCCTATTTTAAGTATAGATTACAGTTTAGCACCAGAAGCACCATTTCCTCGTGCTcttgaagaaatattatacgCTTACGCATGGTCATTGAATCATGCGAGTACACTGCTTGGAAGTACAGCACGGAAAGTACTTCTTATTg GGGATTCTGCGGGGGCAAATTTGAACTTGGGAATTACTTTTAAATGTTTAGAAATGAATATAAGAAAACCAGATGGTATTTTTATGGCATATACACCAGTATTGGTAGAATTTGTAACATCACCATCTCGGTTATTAAGTCTAACTGACCTATTGCTACCTTTTGGTTTTATGATGCGATGCCTAAAAGCTTATGCTGCATTGGATAATAAAAAGACCTTAGG CCCTAAAGACAAAAATCAAGGTAACAATGAAGTGATAGAATCAGAAACTGAATCATTTGCAGAAGTTAGCGAGAGTGATCTTATAGCATTAGCTCTTAGTCCTAATGGAGACGAAACAAATGATGCACATAAACTTGCCTCACTTCCATCTGACTCTACATTAAACTCTGTAAGCCTAACAGATGTTGATG ATGACAACTCTCCAAGTAATGGCAAAACATGGTCACTTTTTGGATGGCCACTTGGTGGagacaaaagagaaattagaGAACTTGATATGACGGCACGAGCAAAAAGTCCTTTAGAAGAATTTGTGTTCACAGTTCCGAAAGATCCATTCTTGAGTCCATACCTTGCATCAGACGATCTCTTAGCTCGTTTACCACCCACCAAAATTTTA ACGATGGAACTGGATCCTTGTCTTGATGACTGTGTTATGTTTGCAAGAAAACTAAAATTGCTAGGAAATGTAGTGACTCTTGACATATTATCTGGTTTGCCTCATGGATTTCTTAATTTAGCACCA ATTTCAAAAGAAGCATATGAAGGTTCTGAACTTTGCATTAAAAGGATCTTGGAATTATTACagttgtaa
- the LOC124954056 gene encoding hormone-sensitive lipase isoform X1: MSLDDDFERPFEDFEPLQWGALRELCHANKDYFSTHQDENGSRIKAGLLAILDHLEKMQPIYKEISRIAPMFDFDEQTPGNGYRSFLVLVDRCIMHSGTVCRQMYCQKDSFLFRKSYYMREIEACSQLLASLYTCLQYLKTLYSWSDRMKDGKLSLFSSNEHTPQELLNQAENINQYCFYGRCLGFQYCDNIKHILKTLSVCLASFSEVYYSNGTLFGRCANSLKYILDPEARARRIVHVSQHADVSFCQAFWFLSENEMLCSSVSMVVPLSINQVISIPPEELTLDTLDGGKISIPIPNSHIGRKPIHVRLLSAVRRVGMVGSAGIGGELLGLSESLIIHSHGGGFVAQTSRSHEAYLRTWAVKLGVPILSIDYSLAPEAPFPRALEEILYAYAWSLNHASTLLGSTARKVLLIGDSAGANLNLGITFKCLEMNIRKPDGIFMAYTPVLVEFVTSPSRLLSLTDLLLPFGFMMRCLKAYAALDNKKTLGPKDKNQGNNEVIESETESFAEVSESDLIALALSPNGDETNDAHKLASLPSDSTLNSVSLTDVDGIDHPKQEVRSQEYIKKFLEMYRNSSIRTSIPVLNNYNGTDDNSPSNGKTWSLFGWPLGGDKREIRELDMTARAKSPLEEFVFTVPKDPFLSPYLASDDLLARLPPTKILTMELDPCLDDCVMFARKLKLLGNVVTLDILSGLPHGFLNLAPISKEAYEGSELCIKRILELLQL, from the exons ATGTCTCTTGATGATGATTTTGAAAGACCGTTTGAAGATTTTGAACCTCTGCAATGGGGAGCTTTACGAGAACTGTGCCACGCTAATAAAGACTACTTTTCGACGCATCAAGATGAAAATGGATCAAGAATTAAAGCTGGTCTTTTGGCAATATTGGATCACTTAGAAAAAATGCAacctatatataaagaaatatcaagaATCGCACCAATGTTTGATTTTGATGAACAAACCCCAGGAAATGGATATAGAAGCTTTTTAGTATTAGTTGATAGATGTATTATGCACTCTGGTACGGTATGCCGTCAAATGTATTGTCAAAAggattccttcctttttcgtaaaagttattatatgcg AGAAATTGAGGCTTGTTCTCAGTTGTTAGCATCTTTATACACTTGTCTACAATACTTGAAAACTCTTTACTCTTGGAGCGATCGAATGAAAGATGGAAAattatctttgttttcttctaaTGAACATACTCCACAAGAACTTTTAAATCAGGCAgagaatataaatcaatattgtttttatggTAGATGTTTAGGATTTCAG taTTGTGacaatataaaacatattttaaaaacCTTATCAGTTTGTTTGGCCTCATTTAGTGAAGTTTATTATTCTAATGGAACATTATTTGGACGATGCGctaattctttaaaatatatattggatCCAGAAGCAAGAGCACGTCGTATTGTTCACGTATCTCAGCATGCAGATGTTTCATTTTGTCAAGCTTTTTGGTTTTTGAGTGAAAATg AAATGCTATGCAGTTCAGTATCAATGGTAGTACCATTAAGTATAAATCAAGTGATATCTATACCTCCTGAAGAATTAACACTTGATACACTTGATGGAGGTAAAATCTCTATTCCAATACCAAACAGTCATATAGGGAGAAAGCCAATACATGTCCGATTACTTAGTGCTGTACGTCGTGTTGGAATG GTCGGATCTGCAGGTATTGGAGGTGAATTACTTGGTTTATCCGAGAGTTTGATTATCCATTCTCATGGGGGAGGCTTTGTAGCACAAACTTCCCGTTCGCATGAAGCCTATTTACGAACATGGGCAGTAAAATTAGGTGTGCCTATTTTAAGTATAGATTACAGTTTAGCACCAGAAGCACCATTTCCTCGTGCTcttgaagaaatattatacgCTTACGCATGGTCATTGAATCATGCGAGTACACTGCTTGGAAGTACAGCACGGAAAGTACTTCTTATTg GGGATTCTGCGGGGGCAAATTTGAACTTGGGAATTACTTTTAAATGTTTAGAAATGAATATAAGAAAACCAGATGGTATTTTTATGGCATATACACCAGTATTGGTAGAATTTGTAACATCACCATCTCGGTTATTAAGTCTAACTGACCTATTGCTACCTTTTGGTTTTATGATGCGATGCCTAAAAGCTTATGCTGCATTGGATAATAAAAAGACCTTAGG CCCTAAAGACAAAAATCAAGGTAACAATGAAGTGATAGAATCAGAAACTGAATCATTTGCAGAAGTTAGCGAGAGTGATCTTATAGCATTAGCTCTTAGTCCTAATGGAGACGAAACAAATGATGCACATAAACTTGCCTCACTTCCATCTGACTCTACATTAAACTCTGTAAGCCTAACAGATGTTGATG gCATAGATCATCCAAAGCAAGAAGTTAGATCTCaagaatatatcaaaaaatttttagaaatgTATAGAAATTCAAGCATACGTACTTCAATCCCTGtactaaataattataatggtaCAGATGACAACTCTCCAAGTAATGGCAAAACATGGTCACTTTTTGGATGGCCACTTGGTGGagacaaaagagaaattagaGAACTTGATATGACGGCACGAGCAAAAAGTCCTTTAGAAGAATTTGTGTTCACAGTTCCGAAAGATCCATTCTTGAGTCCATACCTTGCATCAGACGATCTCTTAGCTCGTTTACCACCCACCAAAATTTTA ACGATGGAACTGGATCCTTGTCTTGATGACTGTGTTATGTTTGCAAGAAAACTAAAATTGCTAGGAAATGTAGTGACTCTTGACATATTATCTGGTTTGCCTCATGGATTTCTTAATTTAGCACCA ATTTCAAAAGAAGCATATGAAGGTTCTGAACTTTGCATTAAAAGGATCTTGGAATTATTACagttgtaa
- the LOC124954056 gene encoding hormone-sensitive lipase isoform X2, with the protein MSLDDDFERPFEDFEPLQWGALRELCHANKDYFSTHQDENGSRIKAGLLAILDHLEKMQPIYKEISRIAPMFDFDEQTPGNGYRSFLVLVDRCIMHSGTVCRQMYCQKDSFLFRKSYYMREIEACSQLLASLYTCLQYLKTLYSWSDRMKDGKLSLFSSNEHTPQELLNQAENINQYCFYGRCLGFQYCDNIKHILKTLSVCLASFSEVYYSNGTLFGRCANSLKYILDPEARARRIVHVSQHADVSFCQAFWFLSENEMLCSSVSMVVPLSINQVISIPPEELTLDTLDGGKISIPIPNSHIGRKPIHVRLLSAVRRVGMVGSAGIGGELLGLSESLIIHSHGGGFVAQTSRSHEAYLRTWAVKLGVPILSIDYSLAPEAPFPRALEEILYAYAWSLNHASTLLGSTARKVLLIEMNIRKPDGIFMAYTPVLVEFVTSPSRLLSLTDLLLPFGFMMRCLKAYAALDNKKTLGPKDKNQGNNEVIESETESFAEVSESDLIALALSPNGDETNDAHKLASLPSDSTLNSVSLTDVDGIDHPKQEVRSQEYIKKFLEMYRNSSIRTSIPVLNNYNGTDDNSPSNGKTWSLFGWPLGGDKREIRELDMTARAKSPLEEFVFTVPKDPFLSPYLASDDLLARLPPTKILTMELDPCLDDCVMFARKLKLLGNVVTLDILSGLPHGFLNLAPISKEAYEGSELCIKRILELLQL; encoded by the exons ATGTCTCTTGATGATGATTTTGAAAGACCGTTTGAAGATTTTGAACCTCTGCAATGGGGAGCTTTACGAGAACTGTGCCACGCTAATAAAGACTACTTTTCGACGCATCAAGATGAAAATGGATCAAGAATTAAAGCTGGTCTTTTGGCAATATTGGATCACTTAGAAAAAATGCAacctatatataaagaaatatcaagaATCGCACCAATGTTTGATTTTGATGAACAAACCCCAGGAAATGGATATAGAAGCTTTTTAGTATTAGTTGATAGATGTATTATGCACTCTGGTACGGTATGCCGTCAAATGTATTGTCAAAAggattccttcctttttcgtaaaagttattatatgcg AGAAATTGAGGCTTGTTCTCAGTTGTTAGCATCTTTATACACTTGTCTACAATACTTGAAAACTCTTTACTCTTGGAGCGATCGAATGAAAGATGGAAAattatctttgttttcttctaaTGAACATACTCCACAAGAACTTTTAAATCAGGCAgagaatataaatcaatattgtttttatggTAGATGTTTAGGATTTCAG taTTGTGacaatataaaacatattttaaaaacCTTATCAGTTTGTTTGGCCTCATTTAGTGAAGTTTATTATTCTAATGGAACATTATTTGGACGATGCGctaattctttaaaatatatattggatCCAGAAGCAAGAGCACGTCGTATTGTTCACGTATCTCAGCATGCAGATGTTTCATTTTGTCAAGCTTTTTGGTTTTTGAGTGAAAATg AAATGCTATGCAGTTCAGTATCAATGGTAGTACCATTAAGTATAAATCAAGTGATATCTATACCTCCTGAAGAATTAACACTTGATACACTTGATGGAGGTAAAATCTCTATTCCAATACCAAACAGTCATATAGGGAGAAAGCCAATACATGTCCGATTACTTAGTGCTGTACGTCGTGTTGGAATG GTCGGATCTGCAGGTATTGGAGGTGAATTACTTGGTTTATCCGAGAGTTTGATTATCCATTCTCATGGGGGAGGCTTTGTAGCACAAACTTCCCGTTCGCATGAAGCCTATTTACGAACATGGGCAGTAAAATTAGGTGTGCCTATTTTAAGTATAGATTACAGTTTAGCACCAGAAGCACCATTTCCTCGTGCTcttgaagaaatattatacgCTTACGCATGGTCATTGAATCATGCGAGTACACTGCTTGGAAGTACAGCACGGAAAGTACTTCTTATTg AAATGAATATAAGAAAACCAGATGGTATTTTTATGGCATATACACCAGTATTGGTAGAATTTGTAACATCACCATCTCGGTTATTAAGTCTAACTGACCTATTGCTACCTTTTGGTTTTATGATGCGATGCCTAAAAGCTTATGCTGCATTGGATAATAAAAAGACCTTAGG CCCTAAAGACAAAAATCAAGGTAACAATGAAGTGATAGAATCAGAAACTGAATCATTTGCAGAAGTTAGCGAGAGTGATCTTATAGCATTAGCTCTTAGTCCTAATGGAGACGAAACAAATGATGCACATAAACTTGCCTCACTTCCATCTGACTCTACATTAAACTCTGTAAGCCTAACAGATGTTGATG gCATAGATCATCCAAAGCAAGAAGTTAGATCTCaagaatatatcaaaaaatttttagaaatgTATAGAAATTCAAGCATACGTACTTCAATCCCTGtactaaataattataatggtaCAGATGACAACTCTCCAAGTAATGGCAAAACATGGTCACTTTTTGGATGGCCACTTGGTGGagacaaaagagaaattagaGAACTTGATATGACGGCACGAGCAAAAAGTCCTTTAGAAGAATTTGTGTTCACAGTTCCGAAAGATCCATTCTTGAGTCCATACCTTGCATCAGACGATCTCTTAGCTCGTTTACCACCCACCAAAATTTTA ACGATGGAACTGGATCCTTGTCTTGATGACTGTGTTATGTTTGCAAGAAAACTAAAATTGCTAGGAAATGTAGTGACTCTTGACATATTATCTGGTTTGCCTCATGGATTTCTTAATTTAGCACCA ATTTCAAAAGAAGCATATGAAGGTTCTGAACTTTGCATTAAAAGGATCTTGGAATTATTACagttgtaa